From the Jilunia laotingensis genome, the window AGGCTTTTTACTTTATTGCTGATGGTTGTCAGGTTGGCACTGACGGAATATCCCCAATCACCGATCTGATCGCGCCATGTAGCTGCCAGTTCAACACCGCTGTTGCGAATCTCGCCCAAGTTTCCGATGCCGGGGATGGTACCGGATATTCCGGGTACTTTAGCCAGTAAGTCTTTGGTATTCTTCTTATAGAAGACACCTTCCAGGTGCAGGCGGTTACGGAACATGTTGGTTTCGAAGCCGGCTTCCCATGCCTCTACTTTTTCCCAACGCAGGTTCGGGTTCGGCAGGTAGGCCAGTTGGTAACCCGGGTAGATGATAGAGGGCTTGCCGAAGACGGCAGAGTACGCATTTTCAAGTAACGGTTCAGCCGGATAAGCTGTATCCAGATTCTGGTTTCCTAATGTTCCCCATGAACCTTTCAATTTTAACATGTCCAGCCAGCTGATATCTTTCATAAATTCTTCTTCCGTCATCAACCAACCCGCACCGATGGAGTAGAAGTTCTGCCACTGGTTGCCGGTATATGAGAATGCCGATGAACCGTCACGGCGGAAAGAACCGTTGAGCAGATATTTGCCTTTATAGTTGTAGATTACACGCGCCAGCATGGATACGGTAGTGCGTTCCCACTGGGTACTTCCGTTTGTGGCGGTTGCTGCATCGCCGATGCTGACAAACCACTTGTCGGAGTTGTCCGGTATAACCAGACCTACACCTTGTTTGCGCGCTCCGTCCAATCTGCTTAGGGAATTATAATAGGTGGTGAAGCCGGCTGTCGCAGTCAGATTGTGTGCGCCCTCTCCGAAGCTGTTGCTATAAGTGACAACATAGTCACTTTGTACTTTCGTCTCATCTTGCTTGAACTGGCTGATTTCCGTCTTTCCGGTTCCCAGGGTGGCTACGTTACCCGATACGGTCGGGTCGTACACTTTAATGATCGGAGTATAAGTCCGGCCGTTGTTAGTTCCGTAATCCATAGAGAAGGTCGCACGGGCTGTGAAGTGTTTCAGGAAGTTCAGCTCACCGTACACGCTTCCCGAAGCACGATAGTTCTCAGCTTTGGTGGTATTGGCTTTCAATTCGACATCGACCATCGGGTTGTTCATCTGTGCCTTCTGGAATTCCGGCAATGCGGTGTATAAACCGTATTCATTATTATAGACCGGTGCTACCGGGGTGGTGCGGATAGCTCCCAATACCTGTTTGGCATCTGCCGGCAATGTTCTGGCACCATTGAATTGGAAGCCGACTTTAAAGTTGTCCGTTACTTTGAATTCATTGCTGGCATTGATTGTCACTTTATTGAATTTCTCATGCTTTATATTTCCTTGTTCATAGGAATAACCTACGCCCAAATAGAAGCTATGTTTTTCCGAAGCTCCGGTGATGCTGATGTTATTGTTCGTGATAAAGCCTGTTTGGAAGATTTCGTCCTGCCAATCAGTATTTGCAGTCCACGGTGTGAAGTCAAAGAGGGGAGTCTCTTCATTGGTAAGTTGCTCGTTGTACAATTCTTTGAATTGTCCGGCATCTACCATGGCAATCTTATCCACCACCGATTTCCATCCGAAAGAAGTATTGATGTTTACTCTCGTCTGTCCTTCTTTTGCCTTTTTGGTGGTAATAATGATAACACCGTTTGCACCGCGTACACCGAAAATTGCTAATGATGACGGGTCTTTCAGGATCTCCATTGATTCGATATCTTCCGGATTCAGGAAGTTGATGTTGTCGTTGAAAAGCCCGTCCACTATGTACAAGGGCTTATATCCGTTGATAGAGTTAGTTCCGCGGATACGTATTTCCGGATCATCTCCGGCACGTCCGTTGTTGACGATTTGTACACCGGCAATCTTACCTTGTAAGGAAGAAAGTGGGTTGGTAGAGGGCTTGTTGGCTATCTCTTCCCCTTTGATATTGGTGATGGAGCCGGTTAAGTCGCGCTTTTTTGCGCTACCGTATCCGATGACAACTGTCTCTGCCAACATTTGCGAATTGTCTTGAAGCACTACATTGATGACAGTTTGTTGCCCCACGCGGATATTTTGTTTTTCCATACCTACATATGAGAACTCAAGTACATCCTCCGGTGTTGCCGAGATTGAATATTTACCGTCAAGATCAGTGATAGTGCCACTTGAAGTGCCTTGTATGAGAATCGAAGCTCCGATCAGAGGTTCGTTTTGCGAATCGGTCACCGTTCCCGTCACCGTCTTTGTTTGTGCCAATACGGATGAGGCAGTCAGTAACAGACAGACTAGGGCAAGGATGCTCCTTAGCCGGAAAGATTTCTTCTCTTTCAGAAGAGATTGGATAGGTTTAGGTCTCATTGCATTAAATTTTATTATTACATGAACTATTATTGAATACATCTATATGCCGGCAACGGTATCTGATGTCGGTCAAATTATTAAAAGGAACAAATGAGTAGTAAAAAAGATTAGAATGAGTGTGTTAATACCGGAATTTAACATTTGCTTTCGGGAAAGTGATTCGTGGGTACAACGAATTAGATAAGATGCTCAATCGTACCTTAATATGATAATGCAATTCCGTGGATGGAAACTCACCCGGATTAGGTAAGCGCGAGTTTAAAGTAATGTAAGAAAAGAGAATTATTCCATGTAGCAAGGCAGTACCTTTTGGGCTGTTTTCATGCAATGCAACACTTCCTTTTTAGTTCCGTTGAAAGGACCTGATTTTTCTATTTTCAGTGTAGACATGGCTGCGGCAAACTTTCCGGCTTCTTCAATGCTTGCCCCTGCTGCCCGTTGATACAGATAGCCGATGGTATAGGTGTCTCCGCACCCTGTTGCATCTGTCACCACGCTCGGCTTATATGCCGGTATCTGATAGAATTTCTTACCATCGAAGATGACTGAGCCCATGCTGCCGAGGGTCAGCAGGACTTCCTTTACACCCCATTCATGAAGTTTGTGAGCAGCGTCTGTTACGTTGTTGTGACCTGTCAATACCTCCATCTCATGTTCGTTGACTTTTAGGAAGTGGATGTATTTCAGTGCTTCTTTTTTCTCTTCCCAGTCCACGGGATAGACATGGGTATTCCGGACTTTACGTAGATATCCTTGTGAATCGACAGCTACAAGGCCTTTGCCGGATAGGTGTTTTATGACATCTGTTGCAAAATCGTCTGCCAATAGAGATCCCAAATGAAAGATATCTGCTTCTATGTCGGTTAATTGTTGGGCAGAGAAAGGGTTGGCTTTTGCCAGCACTCTCTGTTTACGGTCATCGGGGTTATCACCGTATATGTTTTCAAAATAAACAGAGTGTTCGCTAGGCAGAGCCATTACATCAATCCCCTTGCTACGCATTTTCTCGACTACGTGCATTTCACTCTCTCCTAAAGCTGTAACGAGTCCATAATCGGCATCTTCAAATCGATGGATAGCGTACGAACAATAAAAAGCCGTTCCCCCCGGCATATATACCGTTGTTTGGGGAGTAACTACTTTATCCAAGGTGATGTGGCCAATACAGCAAAGGGCATGTCTCTTCATCTTACTATTTTTTGTTTACAATGAAAAAGCCTCCAAGATAGTTTTCTTGAAGGCTTTTATGTTTTGTGCGGCTGATAGGACTCGAACCTACACGTCGCGAGACACCAGATCCTAAGTCTGGCGCGGCTACCAATTACGCCACAGCCGCAAAACATAGTGGCTAATTTTTCTTTAGCGGTGCAAAGATATAGATAATTTTTATTCTGCCAAAAGAATGTGTGACAAAAGTGATTATTTCAATAATTTGCGTGCTTTTTCTATGATGCTATCCAGCCCGTTACTTTCGTCCCATTGGCTTATGTCGACCTTAATGTCTGGATCGATGCCCCATTCGATATGGTTCATGTCGCGGTCGAAATGTGGGCTGGCGGAGAAACGAACTGTCCATCCGTTGGGGAGTTCCGAGGAAAACGGCATCCCGGAACCACCTCCGGTTGTATCACCT encodes:
- a CDS encoding SusC/RagA family TonB-linked outer membrane protein, with amino-acid sequence MRPKPIQSLLKEKKSFRLRSILALVCLLLTASSVLAQTKTVTGTVTDSQNEPLIGASILIQGTSSGTITDLDGKYSISATPEDVLEFSYVGMEKQNIRVGQQTVINVVLQDNSQMLAETVVIGYGSAKKRDLTGSITNIKGEEIANKPSTNPLSSLQGKIAGVQIVNNGRAGDDPEIRIRGTNSINGYKPLYIVDGLFNDNINFLNPEDIESMEILKDPSSLAIFGVRGANGVIIITTKKAKEGQTRVNINTSFGWKSVVDKIAMVDAGQFKELYNEQLTNEETPLFDFTPWTANTDWQDEIFQTGFITNNNISITGASEKHSFYLGVGYSYEQGNIKHEKFNKVTINASNEFKVTDNFKVGFQFNGARTLPADAKQVLGAIRTTPVAPVYNNEYGLYTALPEFQKAQMNNPMVDVELKANTTKAENYRASGSVYGELNFLKHFTARATFSMDYGTNNGRTYTPIIKVYDPTVSGNVATLGTGKTEISQFKQDETKVQSDYVVTYSNSFGEGAHNLTATAGFTTYYNSLSRLDGARKQGVGLVIPDNSDKWFVSIGDAATATNGSTQWERTTVSMLARVIYNYKGKYLLNGSFRRDGSSAFSYTGNQWQNFYSIGAGWLMTEEEFMKDISWLDMLKLKGSWGTLGNQNLDTAYPAEPLLENAYSAVFGKPSIIYPGYQLAYLPNPNLRWEKVEAWEAGFETNMFRNRLHLEGVFYKKNTKDLLAKVPGISGTIPGIGNLGEIRNSGVELAATWRDQIGDWGYSVSANLTTISNKVKSLVQEGYSIIAGDKNQSYTMAGYPIGYFYGYKVDGVYQSPADIEASPKNTLATVTPGDLKFADVNGDGKITPEDRTMIGDPTPDVTYGMTLGVSYKNWDLSIEMMGQGGNQIYRTWDNYNFAQFNYMEQRLDRWHGEGTSNSQPLLNTKHAINRENSEYYIESGRFFRIRNLQLAYTFDQTLIAKIRLQALRVYFNAQNLKTWKHNTGYTPEIGGSAIAFGSDNGTYPVPAIYTFGINVTF
- a CDS encoding carbohydrate kinase family protein; translated protein: MKRHALCCIGHITLDKVVTPQTTVYMPGGTAFYCSYAIHRFEDADYGLVTALGESEMHVVEKMRSKGIDVMALPSEHSVYFENIYGDNPDDRKQRVLAKANPFSAQQLTDIEADIFHLGSLLADDFATDVIKHLSGKGLVAVDSQGYLRKVRNTHVYPVDWEEKKEALKYIHFLKVNEHEMEVLTGHNNVTDAAHKLHEWGVKEVLLTLGSMGSVIFDGKKFYQIPAYKPSVVTDATGCGDTYTIGYLYQRAAGASIEEAGKFAAAMSTLKIEKSGPFNGTKKEVLHCMKTAQKVLPCYME